The following proteins are co-located in the Pseudomonas cavernae genome:
- a CDS encoding acetoacetate--CoA ligase — translation MSQPLWTPSAERIAATRMDAFRHFVNQRHGLSLADYPALHAWSVERREAFWQAIVDLFEVRFSSAPSAVLAEDPAMPSAHWFPGATLNFAEHLLRRRDARPALVAIGEDGSREQLTYAELAAQVAGLQQSLRNAGVGIGDRVAAFMPNTWQTVVGMLATASLGATWSSCSPDFGTQGVIDRFGQIEPKVLIAAAGYRYAGKNLDLTAKLNEILERLPSLQQLVVVPYSRSEAQADDFRTPAQVALWNDFYQPGGEPQFTPVTFEQPLYILYSSGTTGVPKCIVHGVGGTLLQHVKEHGLHTDLGADDTLFYYTTCGWMMWNWLVSGLALGATLVLFDGSPFHPSASRLIDLIDAENISIFGTSAKYLAALEKAGVLPNQSHKLQRLKAILSTGSPLAHESFDYVYRAFKADLCLSSISGGTDIVSCFALGNPVLPVRRGELQCKGLGMDVQVWNDAGQPVIGEKGELVCARHFPSMPVGFWNDPQGEKFHAAYFDTFPGVWAHGDYAEETEHGGLVIHGRSDAVLNPGGVRIGTAEIYRQVEKVEEVMESIAIGQDWHGDVRVVLFVRLREGVALTDELQKQIRQIIRANTTPRHVPEKIIAVADIPRTISGKIVELAVRNVVHGQPVKNTDALANPQALELFRDLPQLKD, via the coding sequence ATGTCGCAACCACTCTGGACACCCTCCGCCGAACGCATCGCCGCCACCCGCATGGATGCCTTCCGCCATTTCGTCAATCAGCGCCACGGCCTGAGCCTGGCCGACTACCCGGCCCTGCACGCCTGGAGCGTGGAACGGCGCGAAGCCTTCTGGCAGGCCATCGTCGACCTCTTCGAGGTTCGCTTCAGTAGCGCGCCCAGCGCCGTACTCGCGGAAGATCCGGCGATGCCCAGCGCCCACTGGTTCCCCGGCGCCACTCTGAACTTCGCCGAGCACCTGCTGCGCCGCCGCGACGCGCGTCCGGCGCTGGTCGCCATCGGCGAGGACGGCAGCCGCGAACAGCTGACCTATGCCGAACTGGCCGCGCAGGTCGCAGGCCTGCAGCAGAGCCTGCGCAATGCCGGTGTGGGCATCGGCGACCGCGTCGCGGCCTTCATGCCGAACACCTGGCAGACCGTGGTAGGCATGCTCGCCACCGCCAGCCTCGGCGCCACCTGGTCGAGCTGCTCGCCGGACTTCGGTACCCAGGGGGTGATCGACCGCTTCGGCCAGATCGAGCCCAAGGTGCTGATCGCCGCCGCCGGCTACCGCTACGCCGGCAAGAACCTCGACCTGACCGCCAAGCTCAACGAAATCCTCGAACGCCTGCCCAGCCTGCAACAGCTGGTGGTGGTGCCCTACTCGCGTAGCGAGGCGCAGGCCGACGACTTCCGCACGCCGGCGCAAGTGGCGCTGTGGAACGACTTCTACCAGCCCGGCGGCGAGCCGCAGTTCACTCCGGTGACCTTCGAGCAGCCGCTGTACATCCTCTACTCCAGCGGCACCACCGGCGTGCCCAAGTGCATCGTCCATGGCGTCGGCGGCACCCTGCTGCAGCACGTCAAGGAACACGGCCTGCACACTGACCTCGGCGCAGACGACACCCTGTTCTACTACACCACCTGCGGCTGGATGATGTGGAACTGGCTGGTCTCCGGATTAGCCCTGGGCGCCACTTTGGTGCTGTTCGACGGCTCGCCGTTCCACCCTTCTGCCTCCCGCTTGATCGACCTGATCGACGCCGAGAACATCAGCATTTTCGGCACCAGCGCCAAGTACCTCGCCGCGCTGGAGAAGGCCGGCGTGCTGCCGAATCAGAGCCACAAGTTGCAGCGTTTGAAGGCCATCCTCTCCACCGGTTCGCCGCTGGCGCACGAGAGCTTCGATTACGTCTACCGTGCGTTCAAGGCGGACCTGTGCCTGTCCTCCATCTCCGGCGGCACCGACATCGTCTCCTGCTTCGCCCTCGGCAACCCGGTGCTGCCGGTGCGGCGCGGCGAGCTGCAGTGCAAGGGTCTGGGCATGGACGTGCAGGTCTGGAACGACGCCGGCCAGCCGGTCATCGGCGAGAAAGGCGAACTGGTCTGCGCCCGGCATTTCCCGTCGATGCCGGTGGGTTTCTGGAACGATCCGCAGGGCGAGAAATTCCACGCCGCCTACTTCGACACCTTCCCCGGCGTCTGGGCCCACGGCGACTACGCCGAGGAAACTGAACACGGCGGCCTGGTCATCCATGGCCGCTCCGACGCCGTGCTCAACCCCGGCGGCGTGCGCATCGGCACCGCCGAGATCTACCGCCAGGTGGAGAAAGTCGAGGAGGTGATGGAATCCATCGCCATCGGCCAGGACTGGCACGGCGACGTGCGCGTGGTGCTGTTCGTGCGCCTGCGCGAGGGCGTCGCGCTGACCGACGAACTGCAAAAGCAGATCCGCCAGATCATCCGCGCCAACACCACGCCACGGCATGTGCCGGAGAAGATCATCGCGGTCGCCGACATCCCGCGCACCATCAGCGGCAAGATCGTCGAACTGGCGGTGCGTAACGTGGTGCACGGCCAACCGGTGAAGAACACCGATGCTCTGGCCAACCCGCAGGCGCTGGAGCTGTTCCGCGATCTACCGCAGCTCAAGGACTGA
- a CDS encoding 3-hydroxybutyrate dehydrogenase produces MYLKGKTALVTGSTSGIGLGIAERLAASGADVLLNGFGEVEAALAAVAKHGGKVGHHPADMASPEQIGEMLAYAQREFGGVDILVNNAGIQHVAPVEEFPLERWDAIIAINLSSVFHTTRLALPGMRRRGWGRIVNIASVHGLAASAQKAAYVAAKHGVVGLTKVVALETAQSAITCNAICPGWVLTPLVQQQIDSRAEAAGSVEQARHDLLAEKQPSREFVTPEQLGELVLFLCSEASSQVRGAAWNVDGGWLAQ; encoded by the coding sequence ATGTATCTGAAAGGCAAGACCGCACTGGTCACCGGCTCCACCAGCGGCATCGGCCTCGGCATCGCCGAGCGCCTGGCCGCTTCCGGCGCCGATGTGCTGCTCAACGGCTTCGGCGAGGTCGAGGCCGCGCTCGCCGCCGTCGCCAAGCACGGCGGCAAGGTCGGCCATCATCCGGCGGACATGGCCAGCCCCGAACAGATCGGCGAGATGCTCGCCTACGCCCAACGCGAATTCGGCGGCGTCGACATCCTGGTCAACAACGCCGGCATCCAGCACGTCGCGCCGGTCGAGGAATTCCCGCTCGAGCGCTGGGACGCGATCATCGCCATCAACCTGTCCTCGGTGTTCCACACCACCCGCCTGGCGCTGCCGGGCATGCGCCGGCGCGGCTGGGGGCGGATCGTCAATATCGCCTCGGTGCACGGCCTGGCCGCCTCGGCGCAGAAGGCCGCCTACGTGGCCGCCAAACACGGCGTCGTCGGCCTGACCAAGGTGGTGGCGCTGGAAACCGCGCAGAGCGCCATCACCTGCAACGCCATCTGCCCCGGCTGGGTGCTGACCCCGTTGGTCCAGCAGCAGATCGACAGCCGCGCCGAGGCCGCCGGCAGCGTCGAGCAGGCGCGTCACGACCTGCTGGCGGAGAAGCAGCCGTCGCGCGAGTTCGTCACCCCCGAGCAACTCGGCGAACTGGTGCTGTTCCTCTGCAGCGAGGCCTCCAGCCAGGTGCGTGGCGCCGCCTGGAACGTGGACGGCGGCTGGTTGGCGCAGTGA
- a CDS encoding GntP family permease translates to MSVVIALAALALLMLAAYRGYSVILFAPIAALGAVLLTDPSAVAPAFTGVFMEKMVGFIKLYFPVFLLGAVFGKLIELSGFSRAIVAAAIRLLGTSQAMLVIVLVCALLTYGGVSLFVVVFAVYPFAAEMFRQSDIPKRLIPATIALGAFSFTMDALPGTPQIQNIIPSAFFNTNAWAAPWLGLIGTLFVFSVGMLYLQRQLGKARRSGEGYGSNLRNEPETPDDISLPNPWLAIAPLVLVGVSNLMFTRWIPELYGKAHSLQLAGMAAPVQSDVAKLTAIWSVQAALLLGILLVLVCGFRAIRGKLAEGTRTAVGGSLLASMNTASEYGFGAVIASLPGFLVLADALKSIPNPLVNEAITVTLLAGITGSASGGMSIALAAMANDFIAAANNAGIPLEVLHRVASMASGGMDTLPHNGAVITLLAVTGLTHREAYKDIFGITLIKTLAVFVVIGTFYATGIV, encoded by the coding sequence ATGAGTGTGGTCATCGCCCTTGCGGCACTCGCCCTGCTGATGCTCGCCGCCTACCGCGGCTACAGCGTCATTCTCTTCGCCCCGATCGCCGCCCTCGGCGCCGTGCTGCTCACCGACCCGTCCGCCGTGGCGCCGGCCTTCACCGGCGTGTTCATGGAGAAGATGGTCGGTTTCATCAAGTTGTATTTCCCGGTGTTCCTGCTCGGCGCGGTGTTCGGCAAGCTGATCGAGCTGTCCGGCTTCTCGCGCGCCATCGTCGCCGCGGCCATCCGCCTGCTCGGCACCAGCCAGGCCATGCTGGTGATCGTGCTGGTCTGCGCCCTGCTCACCTACGGTGGCGTGTCGCTGTTCGTGGTGGTGTTCGCGGTCTACCCGTTCGCCGCCGAGATGTTCCGCCAGAGCGATATCCCCAAGCGGCTGATCCCGGCCACCATTGCCCTAGGTGCATTCAGCTTCACCATGGACGCCCTGCCCGGCACCCCGCAGATCCAGAACATCATCCCCTCGGCGTTCTTCAACACCAACGCCTGGGCCGCCCCTTGGCTCGGGCTGATCGGCACCCTGTTCGTGTTCAGCGTCGGCATGCTTTACCTACAGCGCCAGCTGGGCAAAGCCCGGCGCAGCGGTGAAGGCTATGGCAGCAACCTGCGCAACGAGCCGGAAACCCCGGACGACATCAGCCTGCCCAACCCCTGGCTGGCCATCGCGCCGTTGGTGCTGGTCGGCGTATCCAACCTGATGTTCACCCGCTGGATTCCCGAGCTGTACGGCAAGGCCCACAGCCTGCAGCTGGCCGGCATGGCCGCGCCGGTGCAGAGCGACGTAGCCAAGCTGACCGCCATCTGGTCGGTGCAGGCGGCACTGCTGCTGGGCATCCTGCTGGTGCTGGTGTGCGGATTCCGCGCCATCCGCGGCAAGCTGGCCGAAGGCACCCGCACCGCGGTCGGCGGCTCGCTGCTGGCGTCGATGAACACCGCCTCGGAATACGGCTTCGGCGCGGTGATCGCCTCGCTGCCCGGCTTCCTGGTGCTGGCCGACGCGCTGAAAAGCATCCCCAATCCGCTGGTCAACGAGGCGATCACCGTCACCCTGCTGGCCGGCATCACCGGCTCGGCGTCGGGCGGCATGAGCATCGCCCTGGCGGCCATGGCCAACGACTTCATCGCCGCCGCCAACAACGCCGGCATTCCGCTGGAGGTGCTGCACCGCGTGGCCTCGATGGCCAGCGGCGGCATGGACACCCTGCCGCACAACGGCGCGGTGATCACCCTGCTGGCGGTCACCGGGCTGACCCACCGCGAAGCCTACAAAGACATCTTCGGCATTACCCTGATCAAGACCCTGGCGGTGTTCGTGGTGATCGGCACCTTCTACGCTACCGGTATCGTCTGA
- a CDS encoding OprD family porin, with protein sequence MSHTQLTRGLALATLATLGATAGLASSVHAAFLDDSKGSLELRNFYFNRDFRQDNASQAKAEEWAQGFLLRYESGYTEGPIGVGVDALGLLGVKLDSSPDRAGSGLLPRDREAPKRAQDDYSELGLTAKLRASQSVLKLGTLLPKLPSVLANDSRLLPQTFQGAHLSSSEFAGLTLDAGQLRQVSQRDSSDSEDMTITGNGAKQISFRPGTTSDQFNFAGASYKWNDRLTTAYNYGGLDGFYRQHTLNLLHVLPVAEGQTLKTDLRYSRSGDDDSSNVDNNAFGAMFTYSLGGHALGAGYQAMSGDTGFAYINGTDAFLVNFVQIGDFANKDEKSWQLRYDYNFAAIGIPGLTFMTRYLSGDDIDRGAAQGEGKEWERNMDIAYVVQSGPLKNFGVKWRNATTRANFGNDLDENRLILSYTLPLW encoded by the coding sequence ATGAGCCACACCCAGCTCACCCGGGGCCTCGCCCTCGCCACCCTCGCCACCCTCGGCGCCACCGCCGGCCTCGCTTCCTCCGTCCACGCCGCCTTTCTCGACGACAGCAAGGGCAGCCTGGAACTGCGCAACTTCTACTTCAACCGCGATTTCCGCCAGGACAACGCCTCCCAGGCCAAGGCCGAGGAATGGGCACAGGGCTTCCTGCTGCGCTACGAATCCGGCTACACCGAGGGGCCGATTGGCGTCGGCGTCGATGCTCTCGGCCTGCTCGGCGTCAAACTCGATTCCAGCCCCGATCGCGCCGGCTCGGGGTTGTTGCCGCGCGACCGCGAAGCGCCCAAACGCGCCCAGGACGACTACAGCGAGCTGGGCCTGACCGCCAAGCTGCGCGCCTCGCAGAGCGTGCTGAAGCTCGGCACCCTGCTGCCCAAGCTGCCGAGCGTGCTGGCCAATGATTCGCGCCTGCTGCCGCAGACCTTCCAGGGCGCACACCTGAGCTCCAGCGAGTTCGCCGGCCTGACCCTCGATGCCGGGCAACTGCGCCAGGTCAGCCAGCGCGACTCGTCCGACAGCGAGGACATGACCATCACCGGCAACGGCGCCAAACAGATCAGTTTCCGCCCCGGCACCACCAGCGACCAGTTCAACTTCGCCGGCGCCAGCTACAAGTGGAACGACCGGCTCACCACCGCCTACAACTATGGCGGTCTGGACGGCTTCTATCGCCAGCACACCCTCAACCTACTGCATGTGCTGCCGGTCGCCGAAGGCCAGACCCTGAAGACCGACCTGCGCTACAGCCGCTCCGGCGACGACGACAGCAGCAACGTCGACAACAACGCCTTCGGTGCCATGTTCACCTACAGCCTTGGCGGCCACGCGCTGGGCGCCGGCTACCAGGCGATGAGCGGCGACACCGGCTTCGCCTATATCAACGGCACCGATGCCTTCCTGGTCAACTTCGTGCAGATCGGCGACTTCGCCAACAAGGATGAGAAATCCTGGCAGCTGCGCTATGACTACAACTTTGCCGCCATCGGCATTCCCGGGCTGACCTTCATGACCCGCTACCTGTCCGGTGACGACATCGATCGCGGCGCCGCCCAGGGCGAAGGCAAGGAGTGGGAGCGCAATATGGACATCGCCTATGTGGTACAGAGCGGCCCGCTGAAGAATTTCGGCGTGAAATGGCGCAACGCGACCACACGGGCCAACTTCGGCAACGACCTCGACGAGAACCGGCTGATCCTCAGCTACACGCTGCCACTCTGGTAG
- a CDS encoding hydroxymethylglutaryl-CoA lyase, which yields MNLPQHVRLVEVGPRDGLQNEKQPISVADKVRLVDDLSAAGLGYIEVGSFVSPKWVPQMAGSAEVFAQIARKPGVTYAALAPNLRGFEAALESKVEEVAVFAAASEAFSQKNINCSIAESLERFVPVLDAAKQRGVRVRGYVSCVLGCPYEGAVAPEQVASVARELFAMGCYEVSLGDTIGVGTAGATRKMFEVVGRDVPRDKLAGHFHDTYGQAVANVYASLLEGISVFDSSVAGLGGCPYAKGATGNVASEDMLYLLNGLGIDTGIDLDKLIAAGRRICQVLGRDNGSRVAKARQA from the coding sequence ATGAACCTACCCCAACACGTCCGCCTGGTCGAAGTCGGCCCGCGTGACGGTCTGCAGAACGAGAAGCAGCCGATCAGCGTCGCCGACAAGGTGCGTCTGGTCGACGACCTGAGCGCCGCCGGCCTCGGCTATATCGAGGTCGGCAGCTTCGTCTCGCCCAAGTGGGTGCCGCAGATGGCCGGCAGCGCCGAGGTGTTCGCCCAGATCGCGCGCAAGCCGGGCGTCACCTACGCCGCGCTGGCGCCGAACCTGAGAGGCTTCGAGGCCGCGCTGGAGTCGAAGGTCGAGGAAGTCGCGGTGTTCGCCGCCGCCTCCGAGGCCTTCTCGCAGAAGAACATCAACTGCTCGATTGCCGAGAGCCTGGAGCGCTTCGTGCCGGTGCTAGACGCCGCCAAGCAGCGCGGCGTGCGCGTGCGCGGCTATGTGTCCTGCGTACTCGGCTGCCCCTACGAGGGCGCGGTTGCGCCCGAACAGGTGGCCAGTGTGGCGCGCGAGTTGTTCGCCATGGGCTGCTACGAAGTCTCCCTCGGCGACACCATCGGTGTCGGCACCGCCGGCGCTACCCGCAAGATGTTCGAGGTGGTCGGCCGCGACGTGCCACGCGACAAGCTGGCCGGGCACTTCCATGACACCTATGGCCAGGCTGTAGCCAACGTCTACGCCAGCCTGCTCGAAGGCATCAGCGTGTTCGACAGCTCGGTCGCCGGCCTCGGCGGCTGCCCCTACGCCAAGGGCGCCACCGGCAACGTGGCCAGCGAAGACATGCTCTACCTGCTCAACGGCCTGGGCATCGACACCGGCATCGATCTCGACAAGCTGATCGCCGCCGGCCGGCGCATCTGCCAGGTGCTCGGTCGTGACAACGGCTCGCGGGTTGCCAAGGCCCGTCAGGCGTAG